One window from the genome of Prinia subflava isolate CZ2003 ecotype Zambia chromosome 2, Cam_Psub_1.2, whole genome shotgun sequence encodes:
- the GPR6 gene encoding G-protein coupled receptor 6 — MEAAAAVNESGAAAPRLPTGGGNSSLELSSRPPAPAALNPWDVMLCVSGTAIACENALVVAIICYSPALRTPMFVLVGSLATADLLAGLGLILNFVFQYVIRSETVSLLTVGFLVASFAASVSSLLAITVDRYLSLYNALTYYSERTVLCIHTMLAAAWGVSLCLGLLPVLGWNCLHDRTSCSVVRPLTKSNVTLLSASFFLIFLIMLHLYIEICKIVCRHAHQIALQQHFLTASHYVTTKKGVSTLAIILGTFGASWLPFAIYCVVGDPDYPAVYTYATLLPATYNSMINPIIYAYRNQEIQRSMWVLLCGCFQAKVSFRSRSPSDV; from the coding sequence ATGGAGGCAGCGGCAGCCGTGAACGAGAGCggagcggcggccccgcggctgCCGACCGGCGGCGGCAACTCCTCGCTGGAGCTCTCGTCGCggccccccgcgcccgccgccctcAACCCCTGGGATGTGATGCTGTGCGTGTCCGGCACCGCCATCGCCTGCGAGAACGCCCTGGTGGTGGCCATCATCTGCTACTCGCCCGCCCTGCGCACCCCCATGTTCGTGCTGGTGGGCAGCCTGGCCACGGCTGACCTCCTGGCCGGCCTCGGCCTCATCCTCAACTTCGTTTTCCAGTACGTGATCCGCTCGGAGACGGTCAGCCTGCTGACCGTGGGCTTCCTCGTCGCCTCCTTCGCCGCCTCCGTGAGTAGCTTGCTGGCCATCACTGTCGATCGCTACCTCTCCCTCTACAATGCCCTCACTTACTACTCGGAGAGGACGGTGCTCTGCATTCACACCATGCTGGCCGCTGCCTGGGGGGTCTCcctctgcctggggctgctgcctgtcctgggctggAACTGCCTCCACGACCGCACCTCCTGCAGCGTCGTCAGACCCTTGACCAAGAGTAACGTGACGCTGCTGTCTGCCtccttctttctcatttttctcatcATGCTCCATCTCTACATCGAGATCTGCAAGATCGTCTGCAGGCATGCCCACCAGATAGCTCTCCAGCAGCACTTTCTGACTGCTTCGCACTATGTCACCACCAAAAAAGGCGTCTCTACCCTGGCCATCATCCTTGGGACCTTCGGAGCCAGCTGGCTGCCTTTTGCCATCTACTGTGTGGTGGGGGATCCTGACTACCCTGCTGTGTACACCTATGCCACGCTCCTGCCTGCTACCTACAACTCAATGATCAACCCCATCATTTATGCCTACAGAAACCAGGAAATCCAGAGGTCCATGTGGGTGCTCCTCTGTGGCTGCTTTCAGGCTAAAGTGTCCTTTCGCTCACGGTCCCCCAGCGATGTCTGA